ATGGCCAGGCCGAGGGAGAGGCGCCATCCCCAGCTGAGCTTAGAGGTGGCATAGTTTATGCAATTCGCAGTAACAATGCCAAGGCCTATGAAGAATTGGAAGCCTGTGCTGAATGCACCTCGCCATTTTGAAGGTGCCATTTCTGAGAGATACACAGGAGTAGCCTTCAAAGGTATACATAATTAAAAAGAAAGTTAAATTACTACATAAGTCTTGATTTTAGTTCACGGAAAGACGGGATTGTGTCTAGAAAGTGTAGGCTGGAGAAGAGGCCTAAACCCATACTCTTCTTTCCCTACCTGGTTAGTAAAGCCAACACCAAAGCCTAGCAAAATGCGGCCCAAAATGAGCATAGAAATATTTTGAGCAGCACCATTCATAGCAGCACCAGCAAAGAAAGTGCAGCCTCCTACTACCATTATGTTTCTTCGTCCGATGGCGGCTGTGAGGCGACCAGCTACGAGAGATGCCACCAAGCCAGCAATGTAGAGTGATGAAGTAAACGCTGTTAAAACCTCGCTGTCGTACACACAATACACGTTTGTTTCAGCACCAGCAGATGCTGCCTTCTTCAGTATTGATGGGAAGAATTTTTCAAGAAATGGCCTCATTGTTGTCACTCCTCCTGATGTGTACAAAAAAAAGGGATTGAGTATTTGTGAATATATATGGCTTACACAGCATAGAAATTACGAGTCCGTATTGGAAACGGTCAGTTCTCTTtttgttctcatttttttttatttagtttataTATCAGGCAAATGCTCTGGTTCACAAAGGAATGACACAATGTCAAGACAGTTGTTCCTATAATTTCCTGGAAAGTTGTTTACCTGAAATAAAATGTCTCTTCTCTTTCCTTGAATATGGATAACCTATAGTTATTTTAGTATGACTTTATAgagagccttggcgtaactgataaagttaatgccatgtgaccaggaggtcacgggttcgagccgtggaaacaacctcttgtagaaatgcagggtaaggcttgaggtccggcccttccccggaccccgcgcatagcgggagcttagtgcaccgggctgccttttttTATAGTGTTACACTAGTACTATGTAAAAGCTAAAGATGATGAGTTAACTTCTATACAGAGACAATACATAAATTTTTACACAATCATACCTTCTAAAAGATAATTACAGGTACCCAACCATAAAAAGTGAAATTAGTAAGgcggaaaataaaacaaattactTCAACATACAATAATAGTGTAGATTTTATATATACTCTGTATGCATAAGTTAAATCAAATGAGGATCAGCCCTTCTTTGTAGGGATTTCTCCTAAGAAACACTGTTGATCATCAGGTGTAGACCCCTAACAAAAAAGTTGGACTGGAATCcataaaatgaaagagaaaacaCTAACCTGAAATTCCAATATCAAATCCAAAAATGAGGCCACCTGATGCAGCAACAATGCTAATGATGACAACGGCGAATGTTATCTTCCCGTTAAAGCAGTTATCGCTACCACCTTGTCCCTCAACAGCCATGCCCCCAATTGCCATTTTTTCTTCTTAGCGACTTGAAgagatttaattatatttcctATAGTCTACAGAGTGAGCAGCTTCACATATATATGAACACAAAGTTATCCACTAATTAATGGCGTAAAGAAACAGAACATGCAAATTAATGAACTAGTTAGAAGTCTAGACGTTTTAAACATTGTTATAATAGGAAGTGATGAAGGAATTTCTGGTGACTTTTAGCTGTGCAACTTCCTCTTTCCTCCCCCTTCTATATACTGTAGCTTGTATTTATTTAGTACGCAGCAGTACTGCAAGAGAATGGTAGGTAAGAGGAGTAAAGGCTTAATTTAGCATATTTTTTAATTCTTCTGGAAATATTCTGTAGCGCCCTTGACCATGCTTAATGGTCCTACAGTTGGAATATCTGCGACGAATGTGGTTAGGTCAATTATCCAGTTtctgaataaaaaaaaaaaagaacgatAAGCGGAAAATTTGGAGTTAATACGAGAGAGATTTAGTTGGTTGCTGAATAACAGAAAAAGATGCACAAGCGGAAAAAGTTCAGAACTGCTTGTTGTGAAACTAGATGTCTACTTATATCAATTTTTTCTTCGTGTCATTTTTCTAAATTGGCTATTTATAAGCACCCTGACAACACAAAATACTAGTCCCAGTAATAATTTTGCCATGGACCTTTAGTTCTCATCAAATTACTTACTTCACACCTACTTGGTGTCAAAGGCATTTCCATACAAAGACACCTTACATATCAGGGATTTATAGCTGGCCGTAGATGGGGGTTTATTTGATGAGTACGTGGGCGCGGATCCATTGATGATAATTTATGAGAGATGAAGTGCATTGTTGGCCTCGATTTTGGAGTTTCAACCAAACAAGAGCTTGCTAGCTTGATCATAAAAACCAAAACCTCCTTTACTCTATCTTCAGGATATGGAAGGCGTTCATCCAGCAAATCGCTAAGCTGCATATGGTCTCTAGTAGATGAATTTTCTATCAGAGTAATGCATTCCCCAAGATGATTTCCATTGATTATCTCCAATGCTAATACTCCAAAGCTATAGACATCACACATTTCTGTATCCTTCATTGTATATGCAAGCTCTGAAACAATACAATTTCCAAAAAAAGTATAACAATTAAATGAGTACATGAGATAAAAACAGCATAGAGTGCGTGGATATATAGAGTTCATCATCGGATCACAATTTGGCTCGTTGATACAAGatgaaattgaaggaaattttTTTCTGCTGCAACATGAGACTTATCAATGGCAACTGGAAGGCAATAAAAGAATATAACAGGCCCATCAACCACTTTGCTTTTGAACTTCTCATTACACCTCATATTGGAACCCTACCCAAAAAATCGAATGGGGGGACGAATTTGTTCTTAACAATAGATACTTTATCACTTGGCTTTAGTAATTTCCTACAGACCAGATAAGCATCCTAACAATACTAGAATACAAGTCCCAGTAATAATCTTTTCGTGGACCTTCTCATTAAATTACTTATTTCACAATTACTTGGTATCAAAGCTTATTCATTTCCATAAAAGGACACCTTACATATCAGGGATTATATAGCTCGCCTTACATGGGGTTTTTATCTATGATGAGTACGTGGGCGTGAATCCATTGATGATAAATTGATAACCTATGAGAGATGAAGTGCATTGTTGGCCTCGATTTCGGAGTTTCAACCAAACAAGAGCTTGCTAGATTGATGATAAAAACCAAAACCTCCTTTACTCTATCTTCAGGATATGGAAGGCGTTCATCCAGCAAATCACTAAGCTGCACGTGATCTCTAGTCGATGAATTTGCTAGCAGAGTAATGTATTCCCCAATATGATTTCCTTTGATTATCTCCAATGCTAATACTCCAAAGCTATAGACATCACACATTTCTGTAACCTTCATTGTATATGCGAGCTCTGAAACAATACAGTTTCCAAAAAAGTATAACACTATAAATGAGTACATGAGATAAAAACAGTATAGAGTGTGTGGCTATATATAGTTAATAAAGAAGGGATAAAAAGTTATATCTTACCAGGTGCAACATAGCCATATGTGCCTGCAAGCGTTGTGCAATTGGACGAGTCTGGCTTGAGAAGCTTGGCTATTCCAAAATCGGAAACACGAGCTTCATACTCAGAGTCAAGCAAAATATTACTGCTTGATATGTCTCGATGAACAATTGGTGGCAAACAGTCCTGGTGCAGGTAAGATAAAGCAAAAGCAACACCTTTGATGATATTCACCCTCTTAAGCCAATCCAAATTCTTGGACTCATCTTCATTGCTCAAGATACTAAACAGACTCCCCCTCTCCACATACTCGTAAACCAAGAACGAGTGTTGTGCATTCGAACAAAAGCCATAGAGTTTCACAATGTTCCGATGCTTAATCCCTATCAATGCATTTACCTCATTCGTGAAGCTTTTGCAATGTGTATTCGCAAATGAAGAATGAAATCTCTTCACAGCTATACTTCCTAATGATGGAAGGTTTACCTTGTAAACGCTTCCCTGCCCTCCTTGCCCCATGCAAAATGTTGCATCAAACTCCTCTGTGGCGTTTAAGATATCACTGTACAATGCCTTTCCATCTAACAAGAATATAGAAAACAAACCATCATCCCGTCTTTCAACATCTTTAACTTTCCTTCTTTTATCACACATAAGAACACCAGTAAAAGCACAGAGAAGTACTAGTGCTCCCATAACAGGAAGTACAGTGGCGAGGATGAATTTACTTCTTGACTGCTTCTTCACCATCGAAGATGGCCTTTCGCAAGGCTGAAATCCTGTTACATTGCCGCAAAGACCTTTATTACCTTCAAATGAAGCATTCATAAACGCTTTATTATTTGGTATTGGACCATCCAACTCATTGTATGACAAGACAACATCCCGCAAACCAGTCATACTTTCAAATTCTTCAGGAATGCGGCCAGAGAGGCCATTGTGAGAAAGATTCAACTTTTCCAAGTCCAGCAAACTGGCTAACTGAGAGGGTATTTCTCCATCTAGAAGGTTATGGCTCAAATCAAGTACACTTAGGTGAGTTATCCTCCCAATCTCCTTTGGAATTTTCTGGCCAAACTTGTTGTTGCTCAGGTTCAAGAGAAACATATTCATGTAATCTCCGATAAATATTGGGATCGACCCGTTCAATCTATTGTCTGACAGATCAAGGCAATCTAACTTTGTCAGTGACCCAAGTTCACTCGGAATATTGCCAGAAATGTGATTGTTCTGCATAAAAAGTTTAACTAGAGAGGTCAATTTTCCAAATTCTTTTGGAATC
The nucleotide sequence above comes from Nicotiana tabacum cultivar K326 chromosome 12, ASM71507v2, whole genome shotgun sequence. Encoded proteins:
- the LOC107800972 gene encoding uncharacterized protein LOC107800972: MMMVPRIFSLLKFFTLLYLLAVSFASTEEATALLKWKATFQNQNNSLLASWKLSAKNSSSIGGASSDACRDWYGVICVNGRVNRLNITNASIIGTLYDFPFSSLPFLEYVDLCMNQLSGTIPPEIGKLTNLVYLELSINQISGIIPPRIGSLAKLQTLNISDNQLNGSIPAEIGKMKSLEDLGLQKNNLSGPIPKTIGDLSELKILHLYSNQLSGPIPTELGNLRNLIDLELANNQLTGSIPVSFGNLRNLQRLRLRTNKLSGSIPKELAYLDNMVMFSMTENQFSGHLPEHFCQGGKLVKFTVGNNKLTGPIPRSLSKCSSLRRVRFDNNSFTGNLSESFGIYSELQFIDLSDNDFYGELSSNWGKCKNLTNLQIARNNISGSIPQEIGNVKGLLGLDLSSNHLVGQIPKEFGKLTSLVKLFMQNNHISGNIPSELGSLTKLDCLDLSDNRLNGSIPIFIGDYMNMFLLNLSNNKFGQKIPKEIGRITHLSVLDLSHNLLDGEIPSQLASLLDLEKLNLSHNGLSGRIPEEFESMTGLRDVVLSYNELDGPIPNNKAFMNASFEGNKGLCGNVTGFQPCERPSSMVKKQSRSKFILATVLPVMGALVLLCAFTGVLMCDKRRKVKDVERRDDGLFSIFLLDGKALYSDILNATEEFDATFCMGQGGQGSVYKVNLPSLGSIAVKRFHSSFANTHCKSFTNEVNALIGIKHRNIVKLYGFCSNAQHSFLVYEYVERGSLFSILSNEDESKNLDWLKRVNIIKGVAFALSYLHQDCLPPIVHRDISSSNILLDSEYEARVSDFGIAKLLKPDSSNCTTLAGTYGYVAPELAYTMKVTEMCDVYSFGVLALEIIKGNHIGEYITLLANSSTRDHVQLSDLLDERLPYPEDRVKEVLVFIINLASSCLVETPKSRPTMHFISHRLSIYHQWIHAHVLIIDKNPIACIYNEGYRNV